A single region of the Leptothrix cholodnii SP-6 genome encodes:
- a CDS encoding SDR family NAD(P)-dependent oxidoreductase, giving the protein MQMPELSGSNFPHWLGLEGRVCVVTGAASGIGRAVAESLAAAGSWVALVDRNGDAVRQAAHEIAECGARVLALECDITDEAAVAAAAQRVRSELGPVAGLVNNAGLLRPGALEDVSVAEWNAVLAINLTGYLLCAREFGRDMLAAGRGSIVHIASVSALHPQTRSGAYSASKAGVLLLNKQMAAEWGPRGVRSNAICPGMIRTALSARFYEEPGFEAKRAAVTASRRVGEPVDIAEPALFLLSDRAGYVNGTELVVDGGLDCMLMDMVPRPGFNHTADAAQKESNPS; this is encoded by the coding sequence ATGCAAATGCCTGAATTGTCTGGCTCCAACTTTCCCCACTGGCTGGGCCTCGAAGGCCGCGTGTGCGTCGTCACCGGCGCGGCCAGCGGCATCGGCCGCGCGGTGGCCGAGTCGCTCGCCGCTGCGGGTTCGTGGGTCGCGCTGGTCGACCGCAACGGCGACGCGGTGCGGCAGGCCGCACACGAGATCGCCGAGTGCGGCGCCCGCGTGCTGGCGCTCGAATGCGACATCACCGATGAAGCAGCGGTGGCCGCTGCGGCGCAGCGCGTGCGCAGCGAACTCGGCCCGGTGGCCGGCCTGGTCAACAACGCCGGCCTGCTGCGCCCGGGCGCGCTCGAGGACGTCAGCGTCGCCGAATGGAATGCGGTGCTGGCGATCAACCTCACCGGCTACCTGCTGTGCGCGCGCGAGTTCGGCCGCGACATGCTGGCCGCCGGGCGCGGCAGCATCGTGCACATCGCCTCGGTGTCTGCGCTGCACCCGCAGACCCGCAGCGGCGCCTACAGCGCCAGCAAGGCCGGCGTGCTGCTGCTCAACAAGCAGATGGCCGCCGAGTGGGGCCCGCGTGGCGTGCGCAGCAATGCGATCTGCCCCGGAATGATCCGCACCGCGCTGTCGGCCCGGTTCTACGAAGAGCCCGGCTTCGAGGCCAAGCGTGCGGCCGTGACCGCCAGCCGGCGCGTCGGCGAGCCGGTCGACATCGCCGAGCCCGCGCTGTTCCTGCTCAGCGACCGCGCGGGCTACGTCAATGGCACCGAACTGGTGGTCGACGGCGGGCTCGACTGCATGTTGATGGACATGGTGCCGCGCCCCGGCTTCAACCACACCGCCGACGCGGCACAGAAGGAATCGAACCCATCATGA
- a CDS encoding FAD-dependent oxidoreductase, producing the protein MNKLECDVIVVGSGAAGLAAAITARKRGLDVVVLEKEPVFGGTTALSGGVLWIPLNTHGRKQNPADTREAVRTYMMRETGTYYDAAAVDAFLDNGPKMVEFFERETAMKFVPTLYPDYHPTVDGGVDIGRSILAAPYDIRGLGRDMARLKPPLKTITFIGMMFNSSNADLKHFFQATKSLTSFVYVAKRLVTHIKELALYRRGIQVTSGNALAARLAQSALDLGIPILTSSPAKEILIERGKAVGVRVDGEGGERRITARHGVVLACGGFPHDIQRIAKAYPHLARGGEHLSPTPTSNTGDGLNMAEAQGAAVDIRFKDTSAWMPVSKVVYGNGEVGVFPHLLDRYKPGIIGVLANGKRFTNESDSYHDVGAALIRACEGQKNTAMWLVCDKPTLAKYGLGFVKPAPMPIGKFLRNGYLIQGDTLAELAKNAGIDPAGLEATVRTYNVGAVKGQDPAFGRGTTSFNRYLADPQNQPNPCVAPVQSGPFYAVKVIMGDLGTFDGIRTSVVGEVLKRDGSPIAGLYAVGNDRASIMGGNYPGAGITHGPNMTFGYVTANHIADQAGSRA; encoded by the coding sequence ATGAACAAGCTCGAATGTGACGTGATCGTCGTCGGCTCCGGCGCTGCGGGATTGGCCGCCGCGATCACCGCGCGCAAGCGTGGGCTCGACGTGGTCGTGCTGGAGAAGGAACCCGTGTTCGGTGGCACCACCGCGCTGTCCGGCGGCGTGTTGTGGATCCCGCTGAACACGCATGGCCGCAAGCAGAACCCGGCCGACACGCGTGAGGCGGTGCGGACCTACATGATGCGCGAGACCGGCACCTATTACGACGCAGCCGCGGTCGACGCCTTTCTCGACAACGGCCCGAAGATGGTCGAGTTCTTCGAGCGCGAGACGGCGATGAAGTTCGTGCCGACGCTCTACCCGGACTATCACCCGACGGTGGACGGTGGCGTCGACATCGGCCGCTCGATCCTGGCAGCCCCGTACGACATCCGCGGTCTCGGCCGCGACATGGCGCGCCTGAAGCCGCCGCTCAAGACCATCACCTTCATCGGCATGATGTTCAACTCGTCGAACGCCGATCTGAAGCATTTCTTCCAGGCGACGAAATCGCTGACCTCCTTTGTCTACGTGGCCAAACGGCTGGTCACGCACATCAAGGAGCTGGCGCTGTACCGGCGCGGCATCCAGGTCACGAGCGGCAATGCGCTGGCCGCGCGGCTGGCGCAATCGGCGCTGGACCTGGGCATCCCGATCCTGACCAGCAGCCCGGCCAAGGAGATCCTGATCGAGCGTGGCAAGGCCGTCGGCGTGCGCGTCGATGGTGAAGGCGGCGAGCGCCGCATCACCGCGCGTCATGGCGTGGTGCTGGCCTGCGGCGGCTTTCCGCACGACATCCAGCGCATTGCCAAGGCCTACCCGCACCTGGCGCGTGGCGGCGAACATCTGTCGCCCACGCCGACGAGCAACACCGGCGATGGCCTCAACATGGCCGAGGCGCAGGGCGCGGCGGTCGACATCCGCTTCAAGGACACCTCGGCCTGGATGCCGGTGTCGAAGGTGGTCTACGGCAACGGCGAGGTGGGCGTGTTCCCGCACCTGCTCGATCGCTACAAGCCCGGCATCATCGGCGTGCTGGCGAATGGCAAACGTTTCACCAATGAATCGGACTCGTATCACGACGTCGGCGCCGCGCTGATCCGCGCCTGCGAAGGTCAGAAGAACACCGCCATGTGGCTCGTGTGCGACAAGCCGACGCTGGCCAAGTACGGCCTCGGTTTCGTCAAGCCGGCGCCGATGCCGATCGGCAAATTTTTGCGCAACGGCTACCTGATCCAGGGCGACACGCTGGCCGAGCTGGCGAAGAACGCCGGCATCGATCCGGCCGGGCTCGAAGCCACGGTGCGCACCTACAACGTCGGCGCGGTCAAGGGTCAGGACCCGGCTTTCGGCCGCGGCACGACCTCGTTCAACCGCTACCTGGCCGATCCGCAGAACCAGCCCAACCCCTGCGTGGCGCCGGTGCAGAGCGGGCCGTTCTACGCGGTGAAGGTGATCATGGGCGACCTCGGCACCTTCGACGGCATCCGCACCAGCGTGGTCGGCGAGGTGCTCAAGCGCGACGGCTCGCCGATCGCCGGTCTCTACGCGGTGGGCAACGACCGCGCCAGCATCATGGGCGGCAACTACCCCGGCGCCGGCATCACGCACGGGCCGAACATGACCTTCGGCTACGTCACGGCCAACCACATCGCCGACCAGGCCGGGAGCCGGGCATGA
- a CDS encoding NIPSNAP family protein codes for MSGLDALGVSAGKVLIDHRIYTIVLRKMPEFIEVFDRLAMPILLETLGHPLGFWTSLVGPQNQFVHLWGYDSLADYEQRCRARDTHPDFPKYLAASGHLITAQETRLIRRAELSSMKGLA; via the coding sequence ATGAGCGGGCTGGATGCACTCGGCGTGAGCGCCGGCAAGGTGCTGATCGACCACCGCATCTACACCATCGTGCTGCGCAAGATGCCCGAATTCATCGAGGTATTCGACCGCTTGGCAATGCCGATCCTGCTCGAGACGCTGGGCCATCCGCTGGGCTTCTGGACCAGCCTGGTCGGGCCGCAGAACCAGTTCGTGCACCTGTGGGGCTACGACAGCCTGGCCGACTACGAACAGCGTTGCCGGGCCCGCGACACGCACCCGGATTTCCCGAAATACCTGGCCGCGTCGGGCCACCTGATCACCGCGCAGGAGACGCGCCTGATCCGCCGCGCCGAGCTATCGAGCATGAAGGGGTTGGCATGA
- a CDS encoding SDR family NAD(P)-dependent oxidoreductase, translating into MTIAIVTGAADGIGWATAQRFAAGGARVVLADLRGESARERAAELGAAHIGLACDVTSEASVISLVEQVLSQCGRIDVLVNNAGIGDQGGATVDQRLDAFDRVLGVHLRGTFLMSREVARVMLAQAPLEGPHGCRGAIVNIASIVASAGIPGRNAYGAAKAGIVGMTKAMAVEWGLAGVRVNAVAPGYVRTALVEKLQAEGLLNTDAIHARTPMGRMGAPAEIAEAIAFLASPQASYITGSVLQVDGGWIAHGGAIPSVPPVVAS; encoded by the coding sequence ATGACTATCGCCATCGTTACTGGTGCCGCCGACGGCATCGGCTGGGCCACCGCACAACGGTTTGCAGCCGGCGGTGCCCGCGTGGTGCTGGCTGACCTGCGTGGTGAGTCCGCCCGCGAGCGCGCTGCCGAGCTGGGCGCCGCCCACATCGGGCTGGCTTGCGACGTGACGTCCGAAGCATCGGTCATCTCGCTGGTCGAGCAGGTGCTGTCGCAATGCGGGCGCATCGACGTGCTGGTCAACAACGCCGGCATCGGCGACCAGGGCGGCGCCACGGTCGACCAGAGGCTCGATGCCTTCGACCGCGTGCTCGGCGTGCACCTGCGCGGCACCTTCCTGATGAGCCGCGAAGTGGCCCGCGTGATGCTGGCGCAGGCGCCGCTGGAGGGCCCGCACGGCTGCCGCGGCGCGATCGTCAACATCGCCTCGATCGTCGCATCGGCCGGCATTCCGGGCCGCAACGCCTACGGGGCGGCCAAGGCCGGCATCGTCGGCATGACGAAGGCGATGGCGGTCGAGTGGGGCCTGGCGGGTGTGCGCGTCAACGCGGTCGCGCCGGGTTATGTGCGCACCGCGCTGGTCGAGAAGTTGCAGGCCGAGGGCCTGCTCAACACCGACGCCATCCACGCCCGCACGCCGATGGGCCGCATGGGCGCGCCGGCCGAGATTGCCGAGGCGATCGCCTTCCTGGCCTCGCCGCAGGCCAGCTACATCACCGGCTCGGTGCTGCAGGTCGACGGCGGCTGGATCGCCCATGGCGGCGCGATTCCGTCGGTGCCGCCGGTGGTGGCGTCCTGA
- a CDS encoding branched-chain amino acid ABC transporter permease: MFIHIFNGLVYGALLIVMCSGLALIYGLRRVVNFAHGSLYMLGAYIGFSIAQASNFWVALVAAPAVMALLGVLLDRWGFRLLQHRDPLSVVLVTFGLLLVIEDFVQTVWGKSNLSVVTPSALAFSVDVFGTALPAYRIAVIGVGAAVAIGLTLWLRFSRAGLFVRAASTDPVTTAMQGVNTDALSAFVVGLGTALAGLAGVVAAPFLSLSPSMSSDVIIDSFVVVVVGGLGSLAGAFVAAMVLGMVQSLGAVWLPDTSVLLPFLLMVAILIWKPAGFAGSRT, from the coding sequence ATGTTCATCCACATCTTCAACGGCCTGGTCTACGGCGCATTGCTGATCGTGATGTGTTCGGGGCTGGCGCTGATCTACGGCCTGCGCCGGGTCGTCAACTTCGCGCACGGCTCGCTCTACATGCTGGGCGCCTACATCGGCTTCTCGATTGCGCAGGCGAGCAACTTCTGGGTCGCGCTGGTCGCGGCCCCCGCGGTGATGGCGCTGTTGGGCGTGCTGCTGGATCGCTGGGGTTTCCGCCTGCTGCAGCACCGCGATCCGCTGTCGGTGGTGCTGGTCACCTTCGGCCTGCTGCTGGTGATCGAGGACTTCGTGCAGACCGTCTGGGGCAAGAGCAACCTGTCGGTGGTGACACCGTCGGCGCTGGCGTTCTCCGTCGACGTGTTCGGCACCGCGCTGCCGGCCTATCGCATCGCGGTGATCGGCGTCGGCGCGGCCGTGGCGATCGGCCTGACGCTGTGGCTGCGCTTCTCGCGTGCCGGCCTGTTCGTGCGCGCCGCCAGCACCGACCCGGTGACGACCGCGATGCAGGGCGTCAACACCGACGCGCTGAGCGCCTTCGTGGTCGGCCTCGGCACCGCGCTAGCCGGCCTGGCCGGGGTGGTGGCGGCGCCGTTCCTGTCGCTGTCGCCGTCGATGAGCAGCGACGTGATCATCGATTCCTTCGTGGTCGTGGTGGTCGGTGGCCTCGGCAGCCTGGCCGGCGCGTTCGTGGCGGCGATGGTGCTCGGCATGGTGCAGTCGCTCGGCGCCGTCTGGCTACCCGACACCTCGGTGCTGCTGCCCTTCCTGCTGATGGTGGCGATCCTGATCTGGAAGCCGGCCGGCTTTGCCGGCAGCCGCACCTGA
- a CDS encoding branched-chain amino acid ABC transporter permease, with translation MTHNRLFLSTAAALAIGAALALGVSSGTLLSLLTQATIYAVFALGVGLLLRQNGMVSFGHALFFGSSGYIVAILLQLKAVPAEAAIVIAVLGLSAFAFLIGLVIVRVPGVAFGMLTLAVGQMAYLTASRSRGLTGGADGMSVEWPSTLFGLQTSLLFSPAGMLMLSWSVLVLTLLAIALLLRTRFGAITEAARDNEERARFIGIRTLMPQAALYALSAGVTSLAGVLAALNTGFISPESLHWSLSGVALMMVVVGGTRALWGPALGAAVYFLAKDVLGDHAQHWMAIFGTALIVVIVFAPEGLSGILMRLVSSRAKAAGGAAPQTPVAVRTAH, from the coding sequence ATGACACACAACCGCTTGTTCCTTTCCACCGCCGCCGCACTGGCCATCGGCGCGGCCCTGGCGCTGGGCGTCAGCTCGGGCACGCTGCTGTCGCTGCTGACCCAGGCCACGATCTACGCCGTGTTCGCGCTCGGCGTCGGCCTGCTGCTGCGCCAGAACGGCATGGTCAGCTTCGGCCACGCGCTGTTCTTCGGCTCGTCGGGCTACATCGTCGCGATCCTGCTGCAGCTGAAGGCCGTGCCGGCCGAGGCCGCCATCGTGATCGCGGTGCTCGGGCTGAGCGCCTTCGCCTTCCTGATCGGACTGGTGATCGTGCGGGTGCCGGGTGTCGCATTCGGCATGCTCACACTCGCCGTCGGCCAGATGGCGTATCTCACGGCGTCGCGTTCACGCGGCCTGACTGGCGGCGCCGACGGCATGTCGGTCGAATGGCCGTCGACGCTGTTCGGCTTGCAGACCTCGCTGCTGTTCAGCCCCGCCGGCATGCTGATGCTGAGCTGGAGCGTGCTGGTGCTGACGCTGCTGGCCATCGCCCTGCTGCTGCGCACGCGCTTCGGCGCCATCACCGAAGCCGCGCGTGACAACGAGGAGCGCGCCCGCTTCATCGGCATCCGCACGCTGATGCCGCAGGCGGCGCTGTATGCGCTGTCGGCGGGCGTGACCTCGCTGGCCGGCGTGCTGGCGGCGCTCAACACCGGCTTCATCTCGCCCGAGAGCCTGCACTGGAGCCTGTCCGGCGTGGCGCTGATGATGGTGGTGGTCGGCGGCACCCGCGCGCTGTGGGGGCCGGCGCTCGGCGCGGCGGTGTATTTCCTGGCCAAGGACGTGCTCGGCGATCACGCCCAGCACTGGATGGCGATCTTCGGCACCGCGCTGATCGTGGTGATCGTGTTCGCGCCCGAAGGGCTGTCGGGCATCTTGATGCGCCTCGTCAGCAGCCGCGCCAAGGCTGCCGGCGGTGCCGCCCCCCAGACCCCCGTCGCGGTCCGCACCGCGCACTGA
- a CDS encoding ABC transporter ATP-binding protein, with protein MAEYVLQTEDVAIHYGGVKAVDGVAMTLERGQIRGLIGPNGAGKSTVIDAITGRRRLTRGKVVLGGQDVSALGVVERRQRGLSRSFQRTSIFAQMPVRKQVELASWKMGMADPGADADDVLRELSLHTMSDVIAADLGYGEQRRLDLAIALVGSPTVLLLDEPMAGLSVKESLDLAQHLKALTSRRNVSVLLVEHDMDVVFGISDVVTVFELGRVIAAGSPAEVRSNPRVREAYLGSAA; from the coding sequence ATGGCTGAATACGTATTGCAGACCGAGGACGTCGCCATCCACTATGGCGGCGTCAAGGCGGTCGACGGCGTGGCGATGACGCTCGAACGCGGCCAGATCCGCGGCCTGATCGGCCCCAACGGGGCGGGCAAGTCGACCGTGATCGACGCCATCACCGGACGGCGCCGCCTGACCCGCGGCAAGGTGGTGCTGGGTGGCCAGGACGTGAGCGCGCTCGGCGTGGTCGAGCGCCGCCAGCGCGGCCTGTCGCGCTCGTTCCAGCGCACCAGCATCTTTGCGCAGATGCCGGTGCGCAAGCAGGTCGAGCTGGCCTCCTGGAAGATGGGCATGGCCGACCCCGGCGCCGATGCCGACGACGTGCTGCGCGAGCTGTCGCTGCACACGATGTCTGACGTGATTGCCGCCGATCTCGGCTACGGCGAGCAGCGCCGCCTCGACCTCGCCATCGCGCTGGTCGGCAGCCCCACCGTGCTGCTGCTCGACGAGCCGATGGCGGGGCTGTCGGTCAAGGAATCGCTCGACCTGGCGCAGCACCTGAAGGCGCTGACCTCGCGCCGCAACGTCTCGGTGCTGCTGGTCGAACACGACATGGACGTGGTGTTCGGCATCTCCGATGTCGTCACCGTGTTCGAACTCGGCCGCGTCATCGCGGCCGGCTCACCCGCCGAAGTGCGCAGCAATCCGCGTGTGCGCGAGGCTTATCTCGGGAGCGCGGCATGA